One window of Staphylococcus chromogenes genomic DNA carries:
- a CDS encoding GlsB/YeaQ/YmgE family stress response membrane protein, with amino-acid sequence MGFILMLIVGGLIGWAAGAILGKDIPGGIIGNIIAGLIGSAVGTAIFGHWGPSLGGVYILPALIGSIVLIVIVSLILGALRGKKR; translated from the coding sequence ATGGGCTTTATTTTAATGTTAATCGTAGGTGGACTTATCGGTTGGGCTGCAGGTGCAATCCTCGGTAAAGACATCCCAGGTGGTATCATTGGTAACATCATTGCTGGTCTTATTGGTTCAGCTGTTGGTACCGCTATTTTTGGCCACTGGGGTCCATCATTAGGCGGCGTATACATTTTACCAGCTTTAATTGGTTCAATTGTTCTTATCGTAATCGTATCTTTAATTTTAGGTGCTTTACGCGGTAAAAAAAGATAA
- a CDS encoding PTS fructose transporter subunit IIABC, translated as MRITELLTKETIAMDLSATDKNSAIEELASQLERARKLNDLASFIEGIKNRESQSSTGIGEGIAIPHAKVAAVDQPAIAFGKSKAGIDYDSLDMQPAHLFFMIAAPESGAQTHLDALAKLSGILMDEGIRGKLLEANSPEEVLAIINQADDEATDEETEEVATTAPSNDNEPYVLAVTACPTGIAHTFMARDALKKQAEQMGVKMKVETNGAGGVKNTLTADDIERATGIIVAADVHVETNRFNGKNVVQVPVADGIKRPEALIQTALDTSRKPFVADNAKQTSDANEEKLGVGKTIYKHLMNGVSNMLPLVIAGGILMAIVFMIGPNSFDPKSSEYNAFAASLWEIGNKSAFALIIPILAGYIARSIADKPGFAAGLVGGMLAVTGGSGFIGGIIAGFLAGYLTQGIKALTKNFPQMLEGLKPTLIYPIFSVLITGLLMIYVFNTPASWLNSALQNGLNGLSGSNIVILGIVIGAMMAIDMGGPFNKAAYVFSTAALTAGNAAPITAAMVGGMVPPIAIAIAMMLFKRKFSKAQRGSIVPNIVMGASFITEGAIPFAAADPIRVIPSMMVGSGVAGGLALLFGSRIQAPHGGIFVIFGTDWSHSLFTIIAILIGSIISAVLYGILKKDTEKLTTSDLT; from the coding sequence ATGAGAATTACTGAGTTACTCACAAAAGAAACCATCGCAATGGATTTAAGTGCAACAGATAAAAATAGCGCCATTGAAGAACTTGCGAGTCAATTAGAAAGAGCTAGAAAATTAAATGATTTAGCAAGCTTTATTGAAGGAATAAAAAATCGAGAAAGTCAAAGCTCCACAGGTATCGGTGAGGGGATTGCCATTCCACATGCCAAAGTAGCCGCTGTAGACCAACCTGCCATCGCCTTTGGTAAATCTAAAGCAGGTATTGATTATGACAGTTTAGACATGCAACCTGCGCATCTCTTTTTTATGATCGCAGCGCCTGAGTCAGGAGCACAAACGCATTTAGATGCTTTAGCGAAATTATCAGGGATTTTAATGGACGAAGGTATACGTGGAAAACTGTTGGAAGCAAATTCACCCGAAGAAGTTTTAGCGATTATCAACCAAGCTGACGACGAAGCCACAGATGAAGAAACAGAAGAGGTAGCAACAACTGCACCAAGCAATGACAATGAACCTTATGTCCTCGCAGTAACCGCATGTCCGACAGGTATCGCCCATACTTTCATGGCACGCGATGCACTCAAAAAACAAGCAGAGCAAATGGGCGTTAAAATGAAAGTTGAAACAAATGGTGCGGGCGGTGTGAAAAATACTTTAACAGCAGATGATATTGAACGTGCCACAGGAATTATTGTAGCTGCAGACGTCCATGTTGAAACGAATCGTTTTAATGGTAAAAACGTGGTACAAGTCCCTGTTGCAGATGGGATTAAACGCCCAGAAGCCCTAATTCAAACAGCACTGGATACAAGTCGTAAACCATTCGTTGCTGACAACGCTAAACAGACTTCAGATGCTAATGAAGAAAAACTAGGTGTAGGCAAAACGATTTATAAACATTTAATGAATGGTGTTTCGAATATGTTACCTCTCGTTATTGCCGGAGGTATTTTGATGGCCATCGTTTTTATGATTGGTCCAAACTCATTTGATCCGAAAAGCTCTGAGTATAATGCATTTGCCGCTAGTCTTTGGGAAATTGGAAACAAAAGTGCATTTGCGCTCATTATTCCTATTTTAGCTGGATATATTGCACGTAGTATCGCTGATAAACCTGGCTTTGCTGCTGGTTTAGTAGGAGGTATGCTCGCCGTAACAGGAGGTTCTGGTTTCATTGGTGGGATTATTGCAGGTTTCTTAGCAGGTTATCTCACACAAGGGATTAAAGCGCTCACTAAAAACTTCCCACAAATGTTAGAAGGATTAAAACCAACATTAATTTATCCTATTTTTTCGGTACTCATTACAGGATTATTAATGATTTATGTATTTAACACACCGGCATCTTGGCTCAATAGTGCGCTACAAAATGGCTTAAATGGTCTTTCTGGATCTAATATTGTTATTTTAGGCATTGTTATCGGTGCAATGATGGCTATCGATATGGGTGGCCCATTCAACAAAGCCGCTTATGTGTTCAGTACAGCTGCTTTAACAGCGGGGAATGCAGCGCCGATTACTGCCGCAATGGTAGGCGGAATGGTACCACCAATCGCAATCGCCATCGCAATGATGCTATTTAAACGTAAATTCTCTAAAGCGCAACGTGGTTCAATAGTTCCTAACATTGTGATGGGCGCTTCCTTTATTACAGAAGGTGCCATCCCATTTGCGGCTGCCGATCCAATACGCGTTATTCCATCTATGATGGTCGGTTCAGGTGTGGCGGGTGGACTTGCCTTATTATTCGGTTCACGCATCCAAGCCCCACATGGTGGTATTTTCGTTATCTTTGGTACAGATTGGAGTCATTCGTTATTTACAATTATTGCGATTCTAATCGGATCAATCATAAGTGCAGTGCTTTACGGCATCTTGAAAAAAGATACTGAAAAATTAACAACATCAGATTTAACTTAA
- a CDS encoding glycosyltransferase family 2 protein translates to MKLRVIVPCYNETEIIQQTISKLTSILDDASKKKSFEYDLLFVDDGSKDDTIEILQNAAATLPTVKYLSFSRNFGKESAMIAGFEHSTDCDAVVMIDADLQHPPELIPEMVDVYREGYDQVIAKRNRDGEKASRKWITRAYYKMINYFVEDIHLEDGVGDFRLLSQRAVQSLVSLSEYNRFSKGLFAWIGYNTKVISYKNVEREAGESKWSFGSLLNYAIDGLISFNNKPLRTMIYFGLFIFVISMLYIAYLLFDTIAHGVTVPGYFTIIAAVLFIGGIQLISIGVIGEYIGRIYYEVKQRPKYIVQTSNLQPPKMHQDEELGHN, encoded by the coding sequence ATGAAATTGAGAGTCATCGTGCCATGTTATAACGAGACAGAAATAATTCAACAAACGATTTCAAAATTAACATCTATATTAGATGATGCCTCGAAGAAAAAATCTTTTGAATATGATTTATTATTTGTAGATGATGGAAGTAAAGATGATACTATTGAAATTTTACAAAATGCTGCAGCCACTCTTCCGACAGTGAAGTATCTTTCTTTCAGTCGAAACTTCGGCAAAGAGTCGGCCATGATAGCAGGATTTGAACATAGTACAGATTGTGATGCTGTGGTCATGATTGATGCAGATTTACAACATCCACCTGAGTTAATTCCTGAGATGGTCGATGTTTATCGCGAAGGTTATGATCAAGTGATTGCTAAACGTAATCGAGATGGTGAAAAAGCTTCACGAAAATGGATCACACGCGCGTACTATAAAATGATTAATTACTTTGTAGAAGATATTCATTTAGAAGATGGTGTTGGTGATTTTAGATTGCTCAGCCAACGTGCGGTACAGTCTTTAGTGAGTTTGAGTGAATACAATCGCTTTTCTAAAGGTCTGTTCGCATGGATAGGCTACAATACGAAAGTGATTAGTTATAAAAATGTGGAAAGAGAAGCTGGAGAATCGAAATGGTCTTTTGGCAGTTTATTAAATTATGCGATTGATGGACTTATTTCTTTCAATAATAAACCATTACGCACGATGATTTATTTTGGTCTCTTTATTTTTGTAATCAGTATGCTTTATATCGCCTATCTCCTCTTTGATACGATTGCCCATGGCGTTACAGTTCCAGGCTACTTTACAATCATTGCTGCTGTTTTATTTATCGGAGGCATTCAGCTCATCTCGATTGGGGTGATCGGAGAATATATCGGACGTATATACTACGAAGTCAAACAGCGTCCAAAATATATCGTTCAAACCTCAAATCTTCAACCGCCGAAGATGCATCAAGATGAGGAGCTAGGACATAATTAA
- the pfkB gene encoding 1-phosphofructokinase, producing the protein MIYTVTLNPSIDYIVFLDQYRPGELNRSTSTAKFAGGKGINVSRVLKTLQVPSIALGFIGGFPGRFIKNQLENAGIETDFTEVNEDTRINIKLKNEQETEINAAGPSISEAQFQSLLQRIQQTTPEDIVVLAGSVPSSLPQTTYEKIAKVVQQTGAQLVVDAEKDLMKGILKYRPLFVKPNQHELEEMFEVKMSSDKEIVHYASRLLEEGAQAVLVSLGGEGAIYVDAQNAFKITAPKGEVINTVGAGDSTVAGMLAGNASKLPIEQRLKLAIASGSATAFNDDLAELQAIQSLQSQVSVTPIHKEG; encoded by the coding sequence ATGATTTATACAGTGACTTTAAATCCATCCATTGACTATATTGTTTTCTTAGATCAATATCGTCCGGGTGAACTTAACCGTTCGACTTCTACAGCTAAATTTGCTGGTGGAAAAGGGATCAACGTCTCTAGAGTATTGAAGACACTTCAAGTGCCTTCTATAGCATTAGGGTTTATTGGAGGGTTTCCTGGTCGATTTATTAAAAATCAGTTAGAAAATGCAGGTATTGAAACAGATTTTACTGAAGTAAACGAAGACACCCGTATTAATATTAAATTGAAAAATGAACAAGAAACCGAGATTAATGCGGCGGGCCCGTCCATTTCTGAAGCACAATTCCAATCTTTACTCCAACGTATTCAACAAACGACACCCGAAGATATTGTTGTATTAGCGGGAAGTGTGCCGAGCAGTTTACCTCAAACGACTTACGAAAAAATTGCGAAAGTTGTACAACAAACGGGGGCTCAACTCGTTGTTGATGCAGAAAAAGACTTAATGAAAGGGATTTTGAAATATCGTCCCTTATTTGTAAAACCGAATCAGCATGAGCTAGAAGAAATGTTCGAGGTGAAAATGAGTAGTGACAAGGAGATTGTACATTACGCCTCACGTCTCCTTGAAGAAGGGGCACAAGCCGTTCTTGTTTCTCTAGGAGGAGAAGGCGCGATTTATGTGGATGCGCAAAACGCCTTTAAAATCACAGCGCCCAAAGGTGAAGTGATCAATACAGTAGGCGCTGGGGACAGTACAGTGGCAGGTATGCTTGCTGGAAACGCTTCAAAGCTACCAATTGAACAACGATTAAAACTTGCCATTGCTTCAGGTTCAGCAACAGCATTTAATGACGATTTAGCCGAGTTACAAGCCATTCAATCATTACAATCACAGGTGTCAGTGACACCTATTCATAAGGAGGGGTAA
- a CDS encoding hemolysin family protein, whose product MDSTTILYLTIFVALIALTTVFVGSEFALVKVRASRVEQLIAEGNGNARILKRMISNLDYYLSACQLGITVTSLGLGWLGEPLFERILHPVVELLHLPDALVATISIVTAFIIVTYIHVVVGELAPKTLAIQYTENIALLYARPLYIFGFIMKPLIWVMNGSARLIIRLFGADPNAGNDAMSEEELKIIMNNSYHGGEINQTELAYMQNIFSFDERHAKDIMVPRTQMITLNEPFNVDELLETIKEHQFTRYPITEDGDKDHIKGFINVKEFLTEYASGTPIKIANYIHELPMISETTRISDALIRMQREHVHISLIIDEYGGTAGILTMEDILEEIVGEIRDEFDDDEVNDIIQLDDQTYQINGRVLLSDLEDEYNIEFEDSEDIDTIGGWLQSQNTELEQDEYIDTKYDRWVVSEIENHQIINVLLRYEYNGERPRLSEEDEEETQEETTEK is encoded by the coding sequence TTGGATAGTACGACCATATTATATTTAACAATATTTGTAGCATTAATTGCTTTAACCACTGTATTTGTAGGTTCTGAATTTGCGTTAGTTAAAGTGCGCGCATCACGAGTTGAACAACTGATTGCTGAAGGTAACGGCAATGCAAGAATATTGAAACGCATGATTTCAAATTTGGATTATTATTTATCCGCATGTCAACTTGGAATTACAGTCACATCCCTTGGTTTAGGGTGGTTAGGAGAACCGTTATTTGAACGTATTCTACACCCTGTAGTGGAGTTACTGCATTTACCAGATGCGCTTGTCGCAACAATTTCAATTGTGACAGCCTTTATTATCGTTACGTATATTCATGTGGTAGTAGGGGAACTTGCGCCTAAAACGTTAGCCATACAATATACAGAAAATATTGCGTTACTTTATGCTCGACCACTCTATATTTTTGGTTTTATTATGAAACCCCTTATATGGGTGATGAACGGCTCTGCCCGTTTAATTATTCGCCTATTTGGAGCAGATCCAAATGCGGGTAACGATGCGATGTCAGAAGAAGAACTTAAAATCATTATGAACAACAGTTATCATGGTGGGGAGATTAACCAAACAGAATTGGCTTACATGCAAAATATCTTTTCATTTGATGAGCGTCACGCCAAAGATATTATGGTACCTAGAACACAAATGATTACATTAAATGAGCCGTTTAATGTCGACGAATTATTAGAAACCATCAAAGAACATCAATTTACACGTTATCCAATTACAGAAGATGGAGATAAAGACCATATTAAAGGATTCATTAATGTTAAAGAATTTTTAACAGAATATGCATCTGGCACACCGATTAAAATTGCCAACTATATTCATGAGTTACCAATGATATCTGAAACAACGCGTATCAGTGATGCGTTGATTCGTATGCAACGAGAACACGTGCACATCAGTTTGATTATTGATGAGTACGGTGGAACAGCAGGTATTTTGACGATGGAAGATATCCTTGAAGAAATTGTCGGTGAAATTCGAGATGAGTTTGATGATGACGAAGTGAATGATATCATTCAATTAGACGATCAAACATATCAAATTAACGGTCGTGTCTTGTTAAGTGATCTCGAAGACGAGTACAATATTGAATTTGAAGACTCTGAAGATATTGATACTATCGGAGGTTGGCTACAATCACAAAACACAGAATTAGAACAAGACGAATATATTGATACAAAATATGATCGTTGGGTCGTTTCAGAAATTGAAAACCATCAGATTATAAATGTCTTGTTACGTTATGAATATAACGGAGAACGTCCTCGTTTGAGTGAAGAGGATGAAGAAGAGACACAAGAAGAAACAACAGAAAAATAA